In the Sarcophilus harrisii chromosome 1, mSarHar1.11, whole genome shotgun sequence genome, one interval contains:
- the CCDC116 gene encoding coiled-coil domain-containing protein 116 yields MEGELSSSQESPGVHTPQGSITQSSWTSQVEGSPATSLLQSVRGSGTLRSSVLDLYSRGSEMRTSMESVIPPRGTEPWTPRGTERWTPRGSEQWTSRGSEQWTPRGSSYKRSSMGWAAQRSSVTTLRSSEARESQTSFGQTTTMTGGEQPSQSSSGQGSGTSIRRASQSVLTTEAQTSLSQSSLRTSIPLGSQSNVVIQDAETSIPQTSETDNIAQTLETQASHSSEGLGPVYYKSSGGGHRHHSGYLADDEGTLKHSKFQVHKRPVFANMGPVGRVHGFLRPPCPLYVPMPPRAHGHKKPPKSEPFSEFLDFLATGPILDSLQVVMDEATKKMTQMHTETGLPLFDVDKGPSRKARDQRDAIEVARRLRKGRPHLYAAFPNNYPSSSSSESNFYYGRDECKGPSAGHGRGPLGGIFMNPPWLHTKFSRFQPRNPLSHLPPIPEKFQIEKDLKHVLRKKMKNPMTSRREDFFFWKRSLDPVDMVWSKEQRLEWLSKLLEPIRKKSSDMPSLMEIFNALDKVSRTKIATPQGTSSTTWKPCQAHMPCKSQLPCTSRMPCTVHMTSQIRMPCSSRMVNSAWMPCMPQMASPPGIPCTRMSSPTGRPSSPRMPSPTGRPSPTRISCSTQMPPPPQRSCSTQIPSPPQRSCSTQIPSPPQRSCSTQMPSPPEIDCSTQMPSLTQMPSPTRVPSPTRVPSPTRMPSPLQMPGPVRLSSPSSIPSPPSLPCLANKSSQTEWAHLKRSSSLKPIPVSRSSVMEKGMQTETRASKDKPSCMEQELDFIKEELERELLELLLGSLNPKSSSSSSSSSLKAPAYDSTKEPFHTLDFLAEHQLFPALQDVVSQAVLRLSLARRSNGVPLFPALQRYFTQARQQYQQQQQPPPLQEEEEEEEEEEQEKAPSPTNPKRWEHVTHKSVWYLPEVTIKEDSKPIITQPFNTKEKRTLVSVTMPIHSSASARLQREKAQAEARALAEAKAHAQEVRSLSHIKARVRRDSESMRKVSYKGGNEYEGAEQERGEEESQEYEEKEAEEEEEEGEEYEGEEYEGEEYEGEDYQVVYDQVYDQVYDQVYDQAYDEEYEEDEEEEHKEEDEEEEEREQEEEEEEHEQEEEREVEQEGEEEEEEEEEEEEEEEEEHEEEEEETIDKVYEFEVESKPEGMGDFEDFDFLYMQDGEDVEQDNSIVFKDIYQTSEDTEREMAYEQEMA; encoded by the exons ATGGAGGGCGAGCTGAGCTCGAGCCAGGAAAGCCCTGGGGTCCACACGCCCCAAGGCTCCATCACCCAGTCGTCATGGACTTCCCAAGTGGAGGGCTCGCCCGCCACCTCTCTGCTCCAGTCCGTGCGCGGCTCGGGGACTCTCCGAAGCTCCGTCCTCGACCTGTACTCGCGGGGCTCCGAAATGAGGACCTCCATGGAGTCTGTGATCCCTCCGCGGGGTACCGAGCCGTGGACTCCGCGGGGCACCGAGCGGTGGACTCCGCGGGGCTCCGAGCAGTGGACTTCGCGGGGCTCCGAGCAGTGGACCCCGCGGGGCTCCTCCTACAAGCGAAGCTCCATGGGCTGGGCTGCCCAGCGATCCTCGGTCACCACCTTGCGTTCCTCCGAGGCTCGCGAGTCGCAGACCTCCTTCGGCCAAACCACCACTATGACTGGAGGCGAGCAGCCCTCGCAGAGCTCCAGTGGCCAGGGCTCAGGGACCTCCATCCGTCGGGCCTCGCAGAGCGTCCTCACTACGGAGGCCCAGACTTCCCTGAGCCAGAGCTCACTCAGGACTTCCATCCCTCTGGGCTCCCAGAGCAACGTCGTGATCCAGGACGCCGAGACCTCCATCCCTCAGACCTCCGAGACCGACAATATCGCTCAGACCCTGGAGACCCAGGCGTCCCACAGCAGCGAGGGCTTGGGCCCTGTCTACTACAAGAGCTCGGGGGGCGGTCACCGTCACCACTCCGGTTACTTGGCCGACGATGAAGGCACCCTGAAGCACTCGAAG TTTCAGGTACACAAGAGGCCGGTGTTTGCCAATATGGGACCTGTGGGCAGAGTGCATGGTTTTCTGCGGCCCCCCTGTCCATTATACGTTCCCATGCCTCCCCGGGCCCACGGCCACAAGAAGCCCCCCAAGTCAGAACCCTTCTCTGAATTCTTGGACTTCCTGGCCACAGGCCCCATTCTAGACAGCCTCCAGGTGGTGATGGATGAGGCGACCAAGAAAATGACCCAGATGCACACAGAGACTGGCCTGCCCCTGTTCGATGTGGATAAGGGCCCCAGTCGGAAGGCGAGGGATCAGAGGGATGCCATAGAAGTTGCTCGGAGACTCCGGAAGGGCCGCCCTCACCTGTATGCTGCCTTCCCTAACAATTACCCGTCGAGCTCCAGTTCCGAATCCAACTTCTACTACGGCAGAGATGAGTGCAAGGGCCCCTCTGCCGGCCATGGCCGAGGCCCCCTGGGTGGAATCTTCATGAATCCTCCGTGGCTGCACACCAAGTTCTCCCGTTTTCAGCCGCGGAATCCTCTGTCCCACCTCCCACCCATCCCAGAGAAGTTTCAGATAGAAAAAGATTTGAAGCACGTTCTAAGGAAG AAAATGAAAAACCCCATGACTTCTCGCAGAGAGGACTTCTTCTTCTGGAAGAGGTCTTTGGACCCAGTGGACATGGTCTGGTCCAAAGAGCAGAGGCTGGAGTGGCTGTCCAAGCTCCTGGAACCCATCCGAAAAAAGTCTTCCGACATGCCCAGCCTGATGGAGATCTTCAACGCTTTGGACAAAGTCAGCAGGACCAAGATTGCCACCCCACAAGGCACAAGCAGCACGACCTGGAAGCCCTGCCAGGCCCATATGCCCTGCAAATCCCAGCTGCCCTGCACGTCCCGGATGCCCTGCACAGTCCACATGACCAGCCAGATTCGGATGCCCTGCTCGTCCCGGATGGTCAACTCAGCCTGGATGCCCTGCATGCCCCAGATGGCCAGCCCGCCTGGGATACCCTGCACCCGGATGTCCAGCCCAACTGGGAGGCCCAGCTCACCCCGGATGCCCAGCCCAACTGGGAGGCCCAGCCCGACCAGGATATCCTGCTCGACCCAGAtgccccccccaccccagagATCCTGCTCGACCCAGATACCCAGCCCACCCCAGAGATCCTGTTCGACCCAGATACCCAGCCCGCCCCAGAGATCCTGCTCGACCCAGATGCCCAGCCCACCCGAGATAGACTGCTCGACCCAGATGCCCAGCCTGACCCAGATGCCCAGCCCAACCCGGGTGCCCAGCCCGACCCGGGTGCCCAGCCCGACCCGGATGCCCAGCCCATTGCAGATGCCCGGCCCAGTCCGATTgtccagtccatcttccattcCCAGTCCTCCATCACTCCCCTGCCTGGCCAACAAGTCCTCCCAGACAGAATGGGCCCATCTCAAAAGGTCCAGTTCCCTGAAGCCCATCCCCGTGAGCCGGAGCAGCGTCATGGAAAAGGGCATGCAGACGGAGACCCGGGCCTCCAAGGACAAGCCCAGCTGCATGGAGCAGGAGCTGGACTTCATCAAGGAGGAGCTCGAGAGGGAGCTCCTGGAGCTGCTGCTGGGCTCCCTGAACCCGAAGTCGTcgtcgtcctcctcctcctcctcgctGAAGGCGCCCGCCTACGACTCCACCAAGGAGCCCTTCCACACGCTGGACTTCCTGGCCGAACACCAGCTCTTCCCGGCCCTGCAGGACGTGGTGAGCCAGGCCGTGCTCCGGCTGAGCCTGGCCCGGCGCAGTAACGGCGTCCCGCTCTTCCCCGCACTGCAGCGCTACTTCACCCAGGCCCGGCAGCAgtaccagcagcagcagcagccgccgccgctgcaggaagaggaggaggaggaggaggaggaggagcaggagaaggcGCCCAGCCCCACGAACCCCAAGCGCTGGGAGCACGTCACCCACAAGTCCGTCTGGTACCTCCCGGAGGTCACCATCAAGGAGGATTCCAAGCCGATCATCACCCAACCCTTCAACACCAAGGAGAAGCGGACCCTGGTGTCCGTGACCATGCCCATACACAGCTCCGCCTCGGCCCGGCTGCAGCGGGAAAAGGCCCAGGCCGAAGCCAGGGCCCTGGCAGAGGCCAAGGCCCATGCCCAGGAGGTCAGATCCCTGTCTCACATCAAAGCCAGAGTCCGAAGAGACTCCGAGAGTATGAGAAAGGTATCCTA TAAGGGAGGGAATGAGTATGAGGGTGCTGAACAAGAGAGAGGTGAGGAAGAGAGTCAAGAGTATGAAGAAAAGGAGgctgaagaggaggaggaggagggtgaaGAATATGAGGGTGAAGAGTATGAAGGTGAAGAGTATGAGGGTGAAGATTATCAGGTGGTGTATGATCAGGTATATGATCAGGTATACGACCAGGTATACGATCAGGCATACGACGAGGAAtatgaggaggatgaggaggaagaacacaaggaggaggacgaggaggaagaggagcgtgagcaagaggaggaagaggaggaacatgAGCAAGAGGAGGAACGTGAGGTGGAGCAAgagggtgaggaggaggaggaggaggaggaagaagaggaagaggaggaagaagaggagcatgaggaagaggaagaagagactaTAGATAAGGTGTATGAGTTTGAGGTTGAGAGTAAACCTGAGGGCATGGGGGACTTTGAGGATTTTGATTTCCTATATATGCAAGATGGGGAGGATGTTGAACAGGACAACAGTATAGTGTTCAAGGACATCTATCAGACCTCTGAGGATACTGAGCGGGAAATGGCCTATGAGCAGGAAATGGCCTAG
- the SDF2L1 gene encoding stromal cell-derived factor 2-like protein 1: protein RRGRGLLGKRPIGKRTSDAGERSLATGAGAVGGGLEAAPGRKRPRAWREWVGGMWRPGPRPLLLLPLLLLAARADAGNELGTGAVTCGSVLKLLNTRHGVRLHSHDVKYGSGSGQQSVTGVEGSEDANSYWRIRGGADGECPRGAPVRCGQAVRLTHVNTGKNLHTHHFPSPLSNNQEVSAFGDGGEGDQLDVWLVQCSGAYWHREEAVRFQHAGTHVYLSVTGEQYGHPIRGQREVHGMPSPNQHNSWKAMEGVFIKPSPSEPSPGKL, encoded by the exons CGACGAGGGCGGGGCCTCCTTGGGAAGCGACCAATAGGGAAGCGGACGTCGGACGCCGGAGAGCGCTCATTGGCTACGGGGGCCGGCGCTGTCGGCGGGGGACTGGAGGCGGCGCCCGGGCGGAAGCGGCCCCGGGCCTGGCGGGAGTGGGTCGGGGGGATGTGGAGGCCGGGGCCGcggccgctgctgctgctgccgcttcTGCTGCTAGCAGCCCGGGCCGACGCTGGGAACGAGCTCGGGACCGGGGCCGTGACCTGCGGGTCCGTGCTGAAGCTGCTCAACACGCGCCACGGCGTCCGCTTACATTCGCATGACGTCAAATACGGCTCCG GGAGCGGGCAGCAGTCCGTGACGGGCGTCGAGGGCTCCGAGGATGCCAACAGCTACTGGCGCATTCGAGGGGGGGCGGACGGCGAGTGCCCCCGGGGGGCGCCCGTGCGCTGTGGCCAGGCGGTGCGGCTCACCCACGTGAACACGGGCAAGAACCTGCACACGCaccacttcccctcccccctctccaacAACCAG GAGGTGAGCGCCTTTGGAGACGGCGGCGAGGGAGACCAGCTGGACGTGTGGCTGGTGCAGTGCAGCGGGGCCTACTGGCATCGGGAAGAGGCCGTGCGCTTCCAGCACGCCGGCACCCACGTCTACTTGTCGGTCACGGGGGAGCAGTACGGGCACCCCATCCGTGGGCAGAGGGAGGTCCACGGCATGCCCAGCCCCAACCAGCACAACTCCTGGAAAGCCATGGAGGGCGTCTTCATCAAGCCCAGCCCCAGCGAGCCTTCCCCAGGCAAACTGTAA